The stretch of DNA GCACTATaaatttctagtaatgtcctttGGGTTAACAAATGCTCCAGCTGCATTCATGGACCTCATGAACAGAGTTTTCAAACCATTCCTTGATACCTTTATTATCGTGTTTATAGACGATATTTTGGTATACTCTAAGAGCAAGGATGAGCATGTCGAACACCTCGAGATAGCCTTGCAGACCTTGAAGGAGAATAAGCTTTATGCTaaatttcaaaatgtgagttctggctgtagtcagtggcattcttaggccaCGTCGTATCTAGTGAAGGCATAAAAGTAGACCCTCAGAAGACAGAAGCAGTCAAAAACTGGCCAAGGCCGACAATGCCAACCaaaatcaggagtttcttggggttagctggctactatagaaggtttgttgagggattttccTCACTTGCAGCTCCATTAACTAAGTTGACCCAGAAAGCaattaagttccagtggtcagacccttgtgagcagagttttcaagagttaaagaagaggttgaccaTTGCACCTGTGTTAACCTTGCCGACAGGTTCGGGTGGgttcacagtgtattgtgatgcctccagAGTGGGTCCTTGTTGTGTTCTTATGCAAGAAGGAAAAGTTATTGCTTATGATTCCAGAcagttaaagaatcatgaaaagaactaccccaCTCATGACTTGTAACTTGCAGCGGTGGTGTTTGCATTAAAGATATGGCAACACTACCTTTATGGCGAGCATTCTGAAGTGTTTACAGATCACAAAAGCTTCCAGTACATTTTCAATTAAAAAGAATTAAATTTAAGACAGAGAAGGTGCCtcgagctattgaaagattatgacatcaataTCATTTATCACCCGGGCAAAGCTAATGTGGTAGAAGATGCACTTAGTAGGAAGTCAATGGGTGTCTTGGCCCATCTTGCAGTACAAAGGCGAACTTTGGGTCGAGAAATTCAAAAACTGGCAAATGATGGAATTAGACTGGATGAGACCGAAGAAGGAGGTGTAACTGCTTATGCCTTAGCGCAATCCTCTTTAGTTGCGCATGTTAAGGCTAAGCAAGACGAAGATCCGTACTTAGtaaagttaaaagaaggagtTAGAAACCAAGAAATCACTGCTTTCACTCTAGGAAGTGACGGagttttgaagttgaataatcGGTTATGTGTGCCTGATGTAGATGGTCTTAGGAAGGCCATAATGGAAGAAGCTCATAGTTCGAGGTACTCTATCAACCCGGGTGCTACCAAAATGTATTCGGACATGAAAGAGTTGTATTGGTGGAAAGGCATGAAGAAGCAAGTAGCAGATCATGTGGCTAAATGTTTGAATTTCTAGCAAGTCAAAGCCGAGCATCAGAGGCTTGGTGGCCTAGCTCAAGATATAGAGATACCACAATAGAAATGGGatatgattaatatggatttcgtaGTAGGTCTACCTCGTACATACCGTAAGCATGATTCAATTTGGGTTATTGTAGACCGACTGACAAAGTCCGCGCATTTCCTACCAGTAAAAATGACAGATTCCGTAGAGCAGTATGCGCAATTGTACATCAAAGAAATAGTCTGCTTGCATGGTACTCTAGTTTCAATTATATCTGaaagaggccctcagttcacgaCACATTTTTGGCAGGCATTTCAGAAAAGATTAGGTACCAAGGTTAATTTGAGCaccgctttccatccacagaccgatggtcAGGCAGAAAGGACCTTTCAGACTCTCGAAGATATGTTGTGagcatgtgttatagattttggaggtaattgggatgatcacttgccatttatagaatttgcttataataacagctatcaGGCCAGCATTGGTATGGCTCCTTATGAAGCATTGTATAGGCGAagatgtaggtctccagtgggttggtttgaaccagcaGATGTGTCATTGATTGGTCCAGAGTTTGTTTGTGAGGCCTTAGAGAAAGTTCAGCTAATCATAGAAAGACTGAAAGCAGCTCAGAGTCGTTAAAAGTTTTATTCTGACAAGAGGCATCATGACTTAGAGTTCATGGTTGGTGATAAGGTGTTTTTGAAAGTTTCACCAATGAAAGGAGTTatgagatttggtaagaaaggtaaACTTAGTTCTAGATTTATCGGACCTTATGAAATTCTAGAAAAGAAAGGAAATGTGGCTTATGAGCTAGCACTGCCCGTTGAGTTGTCCTATGTTCATcctgtctttcatgtgtctatgcttagaAAGTACATTCATGATGAGTCGCATATAATACCTGTCGATACCATAGAAATTAAAGAAggcttgacttatgaagaggtacCTATAG from Nicotiana tomentosiformis chromosome 11, ASM39032v3, whole genome shotgun sequence encodes:
- the LOC138901148 gene encoding uncharacterized protein: MGVLAHLAVQRRTLGREIQKLANDGIRLDETEEGGVTAYALAQSSLVAHVKAKQDEDPYLVKLKEGVRNQEITAFTLGSDGVLKLNNRLCVPDVDGLRKAIMEEAHSSSYQASIGMAPYEALYRRRCRSPVGWFEPADVSLIGPEFVCEALEKVQLIIERLKAAQSR